The Phycisphaeraceae bacterium genome has a window encoding:
- a CDS encoding VWA domain-containing protein, translating into MTRFAPFRRFRTLTSALALSGAMLAGPVVAAQYTAEPPASWGGASHVIMPQTRSFAIHNRHGRRAAVIIEKIDALVRIREQTAATTLDIRLVNTSNARQESILLLPIPGDAAVSDFMFEGPAAEPTVQILRADEARRVYDQIVAQMRDPALLEFAGYNLIRSSVFPVEPNGTQRIRLTYETILEGDGNRFDYLLPRSESLLATVPWNITVDVQATTPISMVYSPSHALKEDRQSARHVRLSTTAESATAPGAFRLSYLLERDGVTATLFAYPDPKVGGGYFLLLAGLPATVDAERQAIKREVTLVLDRSGSMAGRKMDQVRAAALQIVEALGEGEHFNIIDYATRAERFAERPVARTAANVLKAREYLESLRPIGGTNIHDALVEALRQPPTAGTLPIVLFLTDGLPTVGQTSEVRIRELVEQHNEHRRRVFTFGVGTDVNVPLLDRLADVSRARTTYILPDEDVEVKVGQVFRRLYGPVLSDLSLTTRGKDGQPSTALLRELIPGALPDVFEGDQIVLLGQYRENQPVTFELAGNFLGRQRTFTFSFNFDEATTKNAFVPRLWAARRIAWLVDEIRQAGAATPGTPLSSNTAILSDARYKELIDEIVRLSTEFGILSEYTAFLATEGANLGDWENLVEACRFELDTKAIRTRSGLAAVSQGQNLIEGKQQLQLKADNRYWNAQMESVTITTCQQMNDKAFFKRGQTWVDAQIVASRGAIEPQRTVEFGSDEHFDIVRDLIAQNRQGCASLDGDILLHHNGQIVLIRRTDN; encoded by the coding sequence ATGACACGTTTCGCCCCCTTCCGTCGTTTCCGGACGTTGACTTCCGCCCTGGCTCTCTCGGGGGCGATGCTCGCCGGGCCTGTGGTTGCGGCCCAGTACACCGCCGAACCGCCCGCGTCGTGGGGCGGCGCCTCGCACGTCATCATGCCGCAGACGCGCAGCTTCGCCATTCACAACCGGCACGGGCGCCGCGCGGCGGTGATCATCGAGAAGATCGACGCGCTCGTGCGCATCCGCGAGCAGACGGCGGCCACCACGCTCGACATCCGCCTCGTCAACACGTCAAATGCAAGGCAGGAATCCATCCTGCTGCTGCCCATCCCGGGCGACGCGGCGGTCAGCGACTTCATGTTCGAGGGCCCCGCCGCCGAGCCCACGGTGCAGATTCTCCGCGCCGACGAGGCCCGCCGCGTCTACGACCAGATCGTCGCCCAGATGCGCGACCCCGCGCTGCTGGAGTTCGCCGGGTACAACCTGATCCGCTCCAGCGTCTTTCCCGTGGAGCCCAATGGCACGCAGCGCATCCGGCTGACCTACGAGACGATCCTGGAGGGCGACGGCAATCGCTTCGATTATCTGCTGCCGCGCAGCGAGTCGCTCCTCGCCACCGTGCCGTGGAACATCACCGTCGATGTGCAGGCGACCACGCCGATCTCGATGGTCTACTCGCCCAGCCATGCGCTGAAGGAAGATCGCCAGAGCGCCCGGCATGTGCGGCTCTCGACCACCGCGGAATCCGCCACCGCGCCAGGGGCGTTCCGGCTTTCCTACCTGCTGGAGCGCGACGGCGTGACGGCGACGCTCTTCGCCTATCCCGACCCCAAGGTCGGGGGCGGGTACTTCCTCCTGCTCGCCGGGCTGCCCGCCACGGTGGACGCCGAGCGGCAGGCCATCAAGCGCGAGGTGACGCTGGTGCTCGACCGCTCCGGCTCGATGGCCGGGCGCAAGATGGACCAGGTGCGAGCCGCCGCGCTGCAGATCGTCGAGGCCCTCGGCGAGGGCGAGCACTTCAATATCATCGACTACGCCACCCGCGCCGAGCGATTCGCCGAGCGCCCCGTGGCCCGCACCGCAGCCAATGTGCTGAAGGCCCGCGAGTATCTCGAATCCCTGCGCCCGATCGGGGGCACGAACATCCATGACGCGCTGGTGGAGGCGCTGCGTCAACCGCCCACGGCCGGCACGCTTCCCATCGTGCTCTTCCTCACCGACGGTCTGCCCACGGTGGGGCAGACGTCCGAGGTGCGCATCCGTGAACTGGTGGAGCAGCACAACGAGCACCGTCGCCGCGTGTTCACCTTCGGCGTGGGCACGGATGTCAACGTGCCGCTGCTGGACCGGCTGGCCGACGTTTCCCGCGCCCGCACCACATACATCCTGCCGGATGAGGACGTGGAGGTGAAGGTCGGGCAGGTCTTCCGCCGCCTCTACGGGCCGGTGCTGTCGGACCTGTCGCTCACCACGCGCGGCAAGGACGGGCAGCCCTCCACCGCGCTGCTGCGCGAGTTGATCCCCGGCGCGCTGCCCGACGTGTTCGAGGGCGACCAGATCGTGCTGCTCGGCCAGTACCGCGAGAACCAGCCGGTCACGTTTGAGCTGGCCGGCAACTTCCTGGGCCGCCAGCGCACCTTCACGTTCTCATTCAACTTCGACGAGGCGACGACGAAGAACGCCTTCGTGCCGCGGCTGTGGGCGGCGCGCCGCATCGCGTGGCTGGTGGATGAAATCCGCCAGGCAGGCGCGGCCACACCCGGCACGCCGCTCTCCTCCAACACCGCGATCCTCTCCGACGCCCGCTACAAGGAACTGATCGACGAGATCGTTCGGCTCTCCACCGAGTTCGGCATCCTCAGCGAGTACACGGCCTTCCTGGCCACCGAGGGGGCCAACCTGGGCGACTGGGAGAACCTCGTCGAGGCCTGCCGCTTTGAGCTGGACACCAAGGCCATTCGCACCCGATCGGGTCTGGCCGCGGTGAGCCAGGGACAGAACCTGATCGAGGGCAAGCAGCAGTTGCAGCTGAAGGCCGACAACCGCTACTGGAACGCCCAGATGGAGAGCGTGACCATCACCACCTGCCAGCAGATGAACGACAAGGCGTTCTTCAAGCGCGGGCAGACCTGGGTGGACGCGCAGATCGTGGCCAGCCGCGGCGCCATCGAGCCGCAGCGCACCGTCGAGTTCGGCAGCGACGAGCACTTCGACATCGTGCGCGACCTGATCGCGCAGAACCGCCAGGGATGCGCCTCGCTGGATGGCGACATCCTGCTGCACCACAACGGCCAGATCGTGCTGATTCGCCGCACCGACAACTGA